The proteins below come from a single Mucilaginibacter mali genomic window:
- a CDS encoding HAD-IB family phosphatase, with protein sequence MGRYYIIDFDSTFTQVEALDELARISLKSHPDREKIYQQIEDYTNASMEGRLSFAESLAARVRLLEANRDHLKQLVTHLKKKVSTSFSRNSVFFKNHADEVLIVSGGFKEFIIPVVAEYHIKKENIYANTFEFDEEGKIIGYDKSNPLSQEGGKVKLLREMNLQGDIFGIGDGYSDFQLKESGLIKKFFAYTENIERKSVVEKADHITPSFDEFLYINKLPRAISYPKNRIKCLVVGNIDEEALVQMRKEGYNIRHKEQIEDKYLQEAGVLFCDEANQPTPEQVEAAGRLKVIGCFGKVQSRKLADTACAAGVIIFDDPKSNPRNTDFIPKRVIAFMNEGKTHTSCNFPDLQPPRVSNAHRLIHIHKNVPGILAKINEVFARHNINIVGEFLVTNPQIGYVITDVNTGYDTQVLEELKAIEQTIKFRLLY encoded by the coding sequence ATGGGGCGATACTATATTATCGATTTCGACAGTACATTTACACAGGTTGAGGCTTTGGATGAACTGGCCCGCATATCGTTAAAAAGCCACCCCGACCGCGAAAAGATCTATCAGCAGATCGAGGACTACACCAATGCCAGCATGGAGGGCCGCCTTTCGTTTGCCGAAAGTCTTGCCGCCCGTGTACGATTACTGGAAGCCAACCGCGACCACCTGAAGCAACTGGTTACACACCTCAAGAAAAAGGTATCTACCTCTTTTTCGCGCAACAGCGTCTTCTTTAAAAACCATGCCGATGAGGTACTCATCGTATCCGGCGGGTTTAAAGAATTCATCATCCCGGTTGTTGCCGAATACCATATCAAAAAGGAAAACATCTATGCCAATACTTTCGAGTTTGACGAGGAGGGCAAGATCATCGGTTACGATAAAAGTAACCCTCTATCGCAGGAGGGCGGCAAGGTAAAGCTACTTCGCGAGATGAACCTGCAAGGTGATATTTTTGGCATTGGCGATGGCTACTCTGATTTTCAATTAAAGGAATCGGGCCTGATCAAAAAGTTCTTCGCTTACACCGAAAATATCGAGCGTAAATCGGTGGTTGAAAAGGCCGACCATATCACGCCAAGCTTTGATGAATTTTTGTACATCAACAAGTTACCACGAGCTATCTCTTATCCTAAAAACCGCATCAAATGTTTAGTGGTAGGCAATATTGATGAAGAAGCGCTGGTGCAGATGCGCAAAGAAGGCTACAACATCCGCCATAAAGAGCAGATAGAGGATAAATATTTGCAGGAAGCCGGTGTACTGTTTTGCGATGAGGCCAACCAGCCCACGCCCGAACAGGTGGAAGCTGCCGGTCGCTTAAAGGTTATCGGTTGCTTTGGTAAAGTGCAAAGCCGTAAACTGGCCGATACAGCCTGCGCGGCTGGCGTCATCATTTTCGACGACCCGAAGAGTAACCCACGCAATACCGACTTTATCCCTAAGCGCGTTATCGCCTTTATGAACGAGGGTAAAACGCATACCAGCTGCAACTTTCCCGATCTGCAGCCGCCACGTGTAAGCAATGCCCACCGGCTTATCCATATCCACAAGAACGTACCTGGCATCCTGGCTAAAATAAACGAGGTGTTCGCCCGCCACAACATCAACATCGTTGGCGAGTTTTTGGTGACCAACCCGCAAATTGGTTATGTAATTACCGATGTAAATACCGGTTACGATACCCAGGTGCTGGAGGAATTAAAAGCTATTGAGCAGACCATTAAGTTTAGGTTGCTGTATTAG
- a CDS encoding helix-turn-helix domain-containing protein: MSGINIEYILHNIRKTRERSYFSQEYMAAKMHIGQNAYSKIELRKTKLTVEHLFAIADALGVEVAELLAQ; this comes from the coding sequence ATGTCCGGGATCAACATCGAATACATTCTTCATAACATTAGAAAAACCCGCGAGCGCAGTTACTTCTCGCAGGAATATATGGCCGCCAAAATGCACATCGGCCAAAACGCCTACAGCAAAATTGAGTTAAGAAAAACAAAACTTACGGTAGAACACCTGTTTGCCATAGCCGATGCATTGGGTGTGGAAGTGGCGGAGCTGCTGGCTCAGTAA